A genome region from Maridesulfovibrio salexigens DSM 2638 includes the following:
- a CDS encoding Fur family transcriptional regulator: MKIGQRRSKQRELILEELKGLTCHPTADELYERVRKRLPNISLGTVYRNLELMADNGVILKIETSGKNRFDGNAEPHPHIRCLQCGKVDDVMNEVTAPEIDDIEARGYDVKGCSIEYFGLCPECQTKIQ; encoded by the coding sequence ATGAAAATAGGACAAAGACGATCAAAACAGAGAGAACTCATACTTGAGGAGCTCAAAGGACTTACCTGTCATCCCACCGCTGATGAACTGTATGAACGAGTACGCAAAAGACTCCCTAACATCAGCCTGGGAACCGTATACCGCAACTTGGAACTTATGGCGGACAACGGTGTCATCCTCAAGATTGAGACAAGTGGAAAAAACAGATTTGATGGAAATGCCGAACCGCATCCGCATATTAGATGCCTTCAGTGCGGCAAGGTAGATGACGTCATGAACGAAGTTACCGCCCCTGAAATCGATGACATCGAGGCCAGAGGGTATGATGTAAAAGGCTGCTCGATAGAATATTTCGGTTTATGTCCGGAATGTCAGACCAAAATACAATAA
- a CDS encoding desulfoferrodoxin: MAELYEVYKCEACGNITMVLHAGPGNLACCGSDMVLLTENTVDAAKEKHVPVIEKIEGGYKVKVGEVAHPMEEKHWIEWIELVSGNNRYFKQLKPGEAPEADFCGCKFGDEPVIARAYCNLHGLWKA, from the coding sequence ATGGCTGAATTGTACGAAGTTTATAAATGCGAAGCTTGCGGTAACATCACTATGGTTCTTCATGCCGGCCCCGGTAACCTTGCCTGCTGTGGATCAGATATGGTTCTTTTGACCGAAAACACCGTTGATGCTGCTAAAGAAAAGCACGTCCCGGTTATTGAAAAGATCGAAGGCGGCTACAAAGTTAAAGTCGGTGAAGTTGCCCATCCTATGGAAGAAAAACACTGGATCGAGTGGATCGAACTGGTTTCCGGCAACAACCGTTACTTCAAGCAGCTTAAGCCCGGCGAAGCTCCTGAAGCTGATTTCTGCGGCTGCAAGTTCGGCGATGAACCGGTTATTGCACGTGCATACTGTAACCTGCACGGTCTTTGGAAAGCATAA
- a CDS encoding rubredoxin — MAEPKDMYQCQVSNCGYIYNPDKGDRKGKIAKGTAFADLPEDWKCPVCGASKKSFKPLG, encoded by the coding sequence ATGGCTGAACCTAAAGATATGTATCAATGTCAGGTTAGCAATTGCGGCTATATATACAATCCGGACAAGGGAGATCGCAAAGGTAAAATTGCCAAAGGAACTGCCTTCGCAGATCTGCCTGAAGACTGGAAATGCCCGGTATGCGGCGCAAGTAAAAAATCCTTCAAGCCCCTGGGCTAA
- the rbr gene encoding rubrerythrin, with translation MSQLKGSRTEKNILTAFAGESQARNRYTYFASKAKKEGYVQISKVFEETANQEKEHAKRLFKLLEGGEVEVTAAFPAGVIGSTIENLKEAAGGERHEWEEMYPEFAKIAEEEGFNTIAAIFRAIAVAEEFHEKRYLALAKNIEDDKVFKKDNAIIWQCQNCGYTHEGDCAPHKCPACDHPQAHFQVVCENW, from the coding sequence ATGTCCCAACTTAAAGGTTCAAGAACAGAAAAGAATATCCTGACCGCGTTTGCAGGAGAATCTCAGGCCCGTAACCGTTACACCTACTTTGCATCCAAGGCTAAAAAGGAAGGTTATGTGCAGATTTCCAAAGTCTTCGAAGAGACTGCCAATCAGGAAAAAGAACACGCAAAACGACTGTTCAAACTTCTTGAAGGCGGCGAAGTGGAAGTAACTGCAGCATTCCCCGCAGGAGTAATCGGCTCTACCATTGAAAACCTCAAAGAAGCAGCCGGCGGCGAAAGACACGAATGGGAAGAAATGTATCCCGAATTCGCCAAGATTGCGGAAGAAGAAGGCTTCAACACAATTGCAGCAATTTTCCGTGCAATCGCAGTAGCTGAAGAATTTCACGAAAAAAGATATCTTGCTCTGGCCAAAAACATTGAAGACGACAAGGTATTCAAAAAAGACAACGCTATCATCTGGCAGTGTCAGAACTGTGGATACACCCACGAAGGTGACTGCGCACCACACAAATGCCCTGCATGTGACCATCCTCAGGCACATTTTCAGGTAGTCTGTGAGAACTGGTAG
- the rd gene encoding rubredoxin, with protein sequence MKYVCTICGWVYDPAEGDPDGGIAPGTKFEDIPEDWECPVCGAGKDDFEPED encoded by the coding sequence ATGAAATACGTATGTACAATTTGTGGCTGGGTTTACGATCCTGCTGAAGGTGATCCGGATGGGGGTATCGCTCCCGGTACCAAATTCGAAGATATCCCTGAAGATTGGGAATGTCCCGTATGCGGCGCAGGCAAGGATGATTTCGAGCCTGAAGATTAA
- a CDS encoding FprA family A-type flavoprotein, translated as MRPVEIKEGVHWIGVVDWNCRNFHGYARSANGTTYNAFYIEDEKKVLVDTVSKGSEGEFLCSLSHLTKPEEIDYIVVNHLEPDHAGCLEKMVEICKPEKIFVSVMGGKNIATFFDSKDWPVHVVKPGEEVSIGKRTLRFYETRMLHWPDNMFTFVPEDKLLFTSDAFGQNIAASERWVDEMSKEMVADHMQQYYANIITPYSSKVIKTLETFAGLNLDVDMICPDHGLMFRGEDCAFALEKYMEFAKQEPKQKATLFYDTMWSSTERMINAVASGLVSEGISVKVMSVKANHHSDIMSEVFDSAAIVIGSPTHNNGILPGMADALTYVKGLRPQNKIGAAVGSFGWSGECVNILNEWLEKMSCDIIEPQIKAKNRPDHDTLKECFQLGVTIAAAIKEKTAK; from the coding sequence GTGAGACCTGTTGAAATTAAAGAAGGCGTACATTGGATTGGAGTTGTGGACTGGAACTGCCGCAACTTTCACGGATATGCCCGCTCCGCTAATGGAACCACCTACAACGCTTTCTACATCGAAGATGAAAAGAAAGTTCTGGTGGATACTGTTTCCAAAGGGTCCGAGGGCGAGTTCCTCTGCTCCCTCTCCCACCTGACCAAACCTGAAGAAATTGATTACATCGTGGTCAACCATCTTGAGCCCGACCACGCAGGCTGCCTCGAAAAAATGGTCGAGATCTGCAAGCCCGAAAAAATCTTTGTTTCCGTCATGGGCGGAAAAAACATTGCTACATTTTTTGACAGCAAAGACTGGCCCGTACATGTAGTAAAGCCCGGTGAAGAAGTTTCCATCGGTAAACGCACCCTGCGTTTCTATGAAACCCGCATGCTGCACTGGCCTGACAACATGTTCACCTTTGTTCCCGAAGACAAGCTGCTCTTTACCAGTGACGCTTTCGGCCAGAACATCGCAGCCAGCGAACGCTGGGTAGATGAAATGAGCAAAGAAATGGTCGCAGACCACATGCAGCAGTACTACGCAAACATCATCACCCCCTACTCCTCAAAGGTGATCAAAACCCTCGAAACTTTCGCGGGCCTTAACCTTGATGTGGATATGATCTGCCCCGACCACGGCCTAATGTTCCGTGGTGAAGACTGCGCATTTGCTCTTGAAAAATACATGGAATTCGCAAAACAGGAACCCAAGCAGAAAGCAACCCTGTTCTACGACACCATGTGGAGCTCCACTGAGCGCATGATCAATGCTGTAGCTTCCGGCCTCGTTTCCGAAGGCATCTCCGTTAAGGTTATGTCTGTTAAGGCCAACCACCACAGCGACATCATGAGCGAAGTTTTCGACTCCGCCGCTATTGTCATCGGTTCTCCGACTCACAACAACGGCATCCTTCCCGGCATGGCTGACGCGCTGACCTACGTTAAGGGACTGCGTCCCCAGAACAAGATCGGTGCAGCAGTAGGTTCCTTCGGCTGGTCCGGTGAGTGCGTTAACATCCTTAACGAATGGCTTGAAAAAATGAGCTGCGATATTATCGAGCCTCAGATCAAAGCCAAAAACCGCCCTGACCACGACACTCTCAAAGAGTGCTTCCAGCTCGGCGTTACTATCGCAGCAGCAATTAAAGAAAAGACCGCTAAATAG